From Paenibacillus sp. V4I7, one genomic window encodes:
- a CDS encoding (Fe-S)-binding protein, which produces MTGSLIQFLIFLAVTGFAVYLFGRVVYHRYLYIRLGKSVNLKTEAKARLKEFAIQVFGQTKLLKDKKSGIMHIVIFYGFIILQLGALDLILKGLIGHGLPMPGYDYFTLMQEVTVALILLAMGYATYRRYVEKLKRLKRGWKPSIVIFFIFFLMLSVVVSGGFEQIKEGMETSAFAPISSLFAAAFSGMSHTAATVGFYISWWMHLLILLSFLIYVPQSKHFHIITAPINILLRRTEPTGKLASLDLEDEEAESFGVGKIEDFTQKQMLDFYSCVECGRCTNVCPANTTGKMLSPMHLITKLRDHLTEKGAAITSKSPWVPAFAFAGPTTQNPLEVELIGGVITEEELWACTTCRNCEDQCPVGNEHVDKIIDLRRHLVLTQGIMPHDGQRALQNIERQGNPWGISRNDRVKWVKEVDPDDELGVRTVKENPEFEYLFFLGSMGAYDNRSRKITHSFVKLMKEAGVTFAILGNEEKNSGDTPRRMGNEFLFQQLCADNIATFQKYKVQKIVTTCPHTYHTFKNEYPEFGLTADVFHHTELLDLWVKEGRLKPQHEVRERITYHDSCYLGRYNEVYEEPRNVLRAIPGVELVEQARSRENSMCCGAGGGMMWMEETAGTRVNVARTEQLLSVKPTVISSACPYCLTMVEDGTKLKEVEEQVKARDIAEILALSVFGTP; this is translated from the coding sequence ATGACCGGTTCACTCATTCAGTTTCTAATATTTCTGGCGGTTACGGGGTTTGCGGTGTATTTGTTTGGCCGTGTTGTCTATCATCGTTATTTGTACATTAGACTCGGTAAGTCAGTGAATTTGAAAACGGAAGCGAAGGCGCGTCTGAAGGAGTTTGCGATTCAAGTATTTGGCCAGACCAAGCTTTTGAAGGATAAGAAGAGCGGCATCATGCACATTGTGATCTTTTATGGATTCATTATATTGCAGCTTGGGGCGCTGGATCTCATTCTGAAGGGATTAATTGGCCATGGGTTACCAATGCCAGGTTACGATTATTTCACATTGATGCAGGAAGTGACGGTAGCGCTGATTCTACTGGCCATGGGATATGCGACTTATCGCCGTTATGTAGAAAAGCTAAAACGGCTGAAACGCGGTTGGAAGCCTAGTATCGTTATATTCTTCATTTTTTTCTTGATGCTATCTGTCGTCGTCAGCGGTGGGTTTGAACAAATAAAAGAAGGGATGGAGACATCTGCATTTGCACCAATTTCATCTCTGTTCGCAGCAGCTTTTAGCGGTATGTCGCATACAGCGGCTACGGTTGGTTTCTATATAAGCTGGTGGATGCATTTGCTGATCCTACTCTCATTTCTAATCTATGTACCGCAGTCGAAGCATTTTCACATTATTACAGCACCAATCAATATCTTGCTGCGCCGCACGGAACCTACTGGTAAATTGGCTTCGCTTGATCTAGAGGATGAAGAGGCGGAGTCGTTCGGTGTAGGCAAAATCGAGGATTTCACGCAGAAACAGATGCTTGATTTCTACTCCTGTGTGGAATGCGGTCGCTGCACGAATGTTTGTCCCGCGAATACAACAGGCAAGATGCTGTCGCCGATGCATTTGATTACGAAGCTTCGTGATCATCTGACGGAAAAAGGCGCCGCCATTACCTCGAAGTCACCATGGGTTCCAGCTTTTGCTTTCGCTGGTCCAACTACTCAAAACCCGCTTGAGGTTGAGCTCATTGGCGGCGTTATAACAGAAGAAGAGCTGTGGGCTTGTACAACCTGCCGCAATTGTGAGGATCAATGTCCCGTTGGGAATGAGCATGTGGATAAGATTATCGATCTGCGCCGACATCTTGTACTGACGCAAGGCATCATGCCTCATGATGGTCAGCGTGCTCTGCAAAACATCGAGAGACAAGGAAACCCTTGGGGTATTAGCCGGAATGATCGTGTGAAATGGGTCAAAGAAGTAGATCCGGATGATGAACTCGGTGTGCGCACGGTGAAGGAAAATCCTGAATTCGAGTACTTGTTTTTCTTGGGTTCCATGGGCGCTTACGATAATCGCAGCCGCAAGATCACGCATTCTTTTGTGAAATTGATGAAGGAAGCTGGTGTCACCTTTGCCATTTTGGGCAATGAGGAGAAGAATTCCGGGGACACACCTCGCCGGATGGGCAATGAATTTCTATTCCAACAGCTGTGTGCGGACAATATTGCGACTTTTCAAAAGTATAAGGTTCAGAAAATCGTAACGACGTGCCCGCATACGTATCATACATTCAAAAATGAATATCCCGAATTTGGCCTTACGGCAGACGTATTCCATCACACCGAGCTGTTGGATCTGTGGGTGAAAGAGGGGCGTCTTAAGCCGCAACATGAAGTTAGAGAGCGTATTACGTACCATGATTCTTGCTATTTAGGCCGCTACAACGAAGTGTATGAAGAGCCGCGCAATGTACTACGAGCGATTCCAGGGGTTGAGTTGGTTGAGCAAGCCCGTTCTCGCGAAAACAGTATGTGCTGCGGTGCCGGAGGCGGCATGATGTGGATGGAAGAAACCGCAGGAACGCGCGTTAACGTAGCACGCACTGAACAGCTTTTAAGTGTGAAACCCACCGTTATCAGTTCTGCTTGTCCGTATTGCTTAACGATGGTGGAGGATGGAACGAAGCTTAAGGAGGTCGAGGAACAGGTTAAAGCGAGAGACATCGCTGAAATTCTTGCCTTGTCTGTGTTTGGAACGCCTTAG